One region of Mycolicibacterium rhodesiae NBB3 genomic DNA includes:
- a CDS encoding SRPBCC family protein, protein MAVTETREVVIEATPAEIMDVLTDLEALTDWSPTHQKVEVLERDAEGRPSKSKQVVKIVGITDEQVLDYTVYDDGVGWTLVSSKQQRAQTGRYTLTPDGDSTQVRFELTVDPTVPVPGFLIKRGAKGLMETATDGLRKRVLKVKKGD, encoded by the coding sequence ATGGCTGTCACCGAAACACGCGAAGTCGTCATCGAGGCGACCCCCGCCGAGATCATGGACGTCTTGACTGATCTGGAGGCGTTGACCGACTGGTCACCGACCCACCAGAAGGTCGAGGTGCTCGAGCGCGACGCGGAAGGACGACCGAGCAAGTCCAAGCAGGTCGTCAAGATCGTCGGCATCACCGACGAGCAGGTGCTCGACTACACCGTGTACGACGACGGTGTCGGCTGGACTCTCGTCAGCTCCAAGCAGCAGCGTGCCCAGACCGGTCGCTACACGCTGACGCCCGACGGGGATTCGACGCAGGTGCGTTTCGAATTGACCGTCGATCCGACGGTTCCCGTGCCCGGTTTCCTGATCAAGCGCGGAGCCAAGGGTCTGATGGAGACCGCCACCGACGGCCTGCGGAAGCGGGTGCTGAAGGTGAAGAAGGGCGACTAG
- a CDS encoding CaiB/BaiF CoA transferase family protein, giving the protein MTNTGPLAGVKVIELGGIGPGPHAAMVLADLGADVVRVRRPGGLAMPAENVDLMHRGKRTVDLDVKKDPQALLDLAAKADVLLDCFRPGTCERLGIGPDDCAAVNPRLVFARITGWGQDGPLAMTAGHDINYLSQTGALSAIGFRDRPPVAPLNLVADFGGGSMLVLLGIVTALYEREHSGKGQVIDAAMVDGVSILAQMMWTIKAGGTLKDERESFMLDGGAPFYRTYETADGKYMAVGSIEPQFFAQLLDGLGLSPDDVPGQFDVAAYPEMRRVFTERFASKTRDGWTAVFAGTDACVTPVLTWTEAAHNEHLLARSTVITAHGVEQAAPAPRFSRTPAGPVGTPPQQATPVDRIGW; this is encoded by the coding sequence ATGACGAACACGGGACCCCTGGCTGGGGTGAAGGTCATCGAGCTCGGCGGTATCGGGCCTGGACCGCACGCTGCGATGGTGCTCGCCGATCTGGGCGCCGACGTCGTTCGGGTGCGCCGGCCGGGAGGGCTGGCGATGCCCGCCGAGAACGTCGACCTGATGCACCGCGGTAAACGAACCGTGGACCTCGACGTCAAGAAGGATCCGCAGGCGCTGCTCGACCTCGCTGCCAAGGCGGACGTCCTGCTCGACTGTTTCAGGCCCGGCACCTGTGAACGACTCGGCATCGGCCCGGACGATTGTGCTGCGGTCAACCCGCGACTCGTCTTCGCGCGGATCACCGGCTGGGGGCAGGACGGCCCACTCGCGATGACCGCCGGTCACGACATCAACTACCTCTCGCAAACCGGTGCGTTGTCGGCCATCGGATTTCGTGACCGGCCGCCGGTCGCGCCGCTGAATCTGGTGGCCGACTTCGGCGGTGGGTCGATGCTCGTGCTGCTGGGCATCGTCACGGCGCTCTACGAACGTGAGCATTCCGGCAAGGGCCAGGTGATCGACGCTGCGATGGTCGACGGCGTCAGCATTCTGGCGCAGATGATGTGGACGATAAAGGCGGGTGGGACCCTCAAGGACGAGCGTGAGTCGTTCATGCTCGATGGCGGTGCACCGTTCTATCGCACCTACGAAACCGCGGACGGCAAGTACATGGCCGTCGGTTCGATCGAGCCGCAGTTCTTCGCGCAACTGCTCGACGGTCTCGGCTTGTCACCCGACGACGTGCCCGGCCAATTCGACGTCGCGGCCTACCCCGAGATGCGCAGGGTCTTCACCGAACGGTTCGCGAGCAAGACCCGCGACGGCTGGACCGCCGTGTTCGCGGGCACCGATGCGTGCGTGACGCCGGTGCTCACCTGGACCGAAGCCGCGCACAACGAGCATCTGCTGGCGCGGTCCACGGTGATCACGGCCCATGGCGTCGAGCAGGCCGCCCCGGCGCCGCGCTTCTCCCGCACCCCGGCGGGCCCCGTCGGAACCCCGCCGCAGCAGGCCACGCCCGTCGACCGGATCGGCTGGTGA
- a CDS encoding MCE family protein: MVRLPRTVWIQLAILAAVTLIAGGIMAFGFVNVPALIGIGRYNVTLELPSSGGLYPTSVVTYRGSEVGKVTSVDVTRDGVQAVLKLDSSTKIPSDVTAEVHSRSAIGEQFVQLIPAADKPGASDAATLRAGDVIPVDKVQVPPEIGSLLDATNRALQAIPPDNLRTVVDEAYTAVGGLGPELSRIVDGSTALAIDAGNTVDPITTLIDQSAPVLDSQVRTADSIETWANRMASITGQLTAQDTAFAGLLNEGGPALDEGRAFFDRVAPALPILLANMVSLGDIAVAYRNDIEQLLVLFPQGTAVMSSIILPNSNTKQDYKGVYLDFNLNLNLPPPCNTGFLPVRQQRSPSEQDAPERPAGELYCRVPQESDLNVRGVRNIPCETVPGKRAPTVEICESDEQYVPLNDGYNWKGDPNATLSGQGVPQYAPGLDPRLTPPAGTGTVIPPSAAPPVVAVPYDPATGEYVGPDGKRYTQANLAHPGDKTWQSMLVPPG, encoded by the coding sequence ATGGTGCGCCTACCCCGCACAGTATGGATTCAGCTGGCGATCCTGGCGGCGGTCACCTTGATCGCCGGCGGCATCATGGCTTTCGGCTTCGTGAACGTACCGGCGCTGATCGGCATCGGCCGCTACAACGTGACACTCGAATTGCCGTCGTCCGGTGGTCTCTACCCGACGTCCGTGGTGACCTACCGCGGGTCCGAGGTCGGCAAGGTCACGTCCGTCGACGTCACGCGCGACGGGGTTCAGGCTGTGCTCAAGCTCGACTCGTCGACCAAGATTCCGTCCGACGTCACCGCCGAGGTGCACAGCCGCTCGGCCATCGGCGAACAGTTCGTCCAACTGATCCCGGCTGCCGACAAGCCCGGGGCATCGGATGCGGCGACGCTGCGGGCCGGCGATGTGATTCCGGTGGACAAGGTTCAGGTGCCACCGGAGATCGGCAGCCTGCTCGACGCGACCAACCGGGCGCTGCAGGCGATCCCGCCGGACAACCTGCGCACCGTCGTCGACGAGGCGTACACCGCGGTGGGCGGTCTCGGACCCGAACTGTCGCGCATCGTCGACGGGTCGACGGCGCTGGCGATCGACGCGGGCAACACCGTCGACCCGATCACCACACTGATCGACCAGTCGGCCCCCGTGCTGGATTCTCAAGTGCGGACTGCGGATTCGATCGAGACCTGGGCCAACCGGATGGCGTCGATCACCGGCCAACTGACGGCGCAGGACACCGCGTTCGCGGGTCTGCTGAATGAGGGCGGTCCCGCTCTGGACGAGGGCAGGGCGTTCTTCGACCGGGTCGCCCCTGCGCTGCCCATACTGCTGGCGAACATGGTCAGCCTCGGCGATATCGCGGTGGCCTATCGCAACGACATCGAGCAGCTGCTGGTGCTGTTCCCGCAGGGCACTGCCGTCATGTCGTCGATCATCCTGCCGAACTCCAACACAAAGCAGGACTACAAGGGCGTCTACCTCGACTTCAACCTCAACCTGAACCTGCCGCCGCCATGTAACACCGGATTCCTTCCCGTCCGCCAGCAGCGTTCGCCGTCCGAGCAGGATGCACCAGAGCGTCCCGCAGGCGAGTTGTACTGCCGGGTGCCGCAGGAGTCCGATCTCAATGTCCGTGGCGTGCGCAACATTCCGTGTGAGACGGTGCCGGGAAAGCGGGCCCCGACAGTGGAGATCTGCGAAAGCGACGAGCAGTACGTGCCGCTCAACGACGGTTACAACTGGAAGGGCGATCCCAACGCGACGCTGTCCGGCCAGGGCGTGCCGCAGTACGCGCCGGGCCTCGACCCCCGACTGACGCCGCCCGCAGGCACCGGAACCGTCATCCCGCCGTCCGCGGCGCCGCCGGTCGTCGCTGTTCCGTACGACCCGGCGACCGGAGAGTACGTCGGCCCCGACGGTAAGCGCTACACGCAGGCCAACCTGGCGCATCCGGGGGACAAGACCTGGCAGTCGATGCTGGTGCCGCCCGGCTGA
- a CDS encoding cation diffusion facilitator family transporter produces the protein MSERTGAPADSSGESTVTVLIAFGANLAVAVAKTVAALLTGSASMAAESAHSWADAGNQGLLAIANRRSKRPPDADRPLGYGREAYVWSLLAAVGLFVVGGSLSVWHGVTELIHGESGHQDYLVAYIVLAIAFALESVSLLQAVRQLRGEAHQFDRDLLDHVLDTSDPTTRAVFAEDTAALIGILLATLGIGLHQLTGNAAWDAVGSILVGLLLGVIAVVLIDRNRRFIVGEPASSQLREAATARILALPEVTAVRFIRLVFVGPKQLFLVASVDLKGDAAESQIARTLRKLETELQADDYIVDAVLTIAEPDELDRQL, from the coding sequence ATGTCCGAAAGAACCGGTGCGCCCGCGGACTCGTCCGGCGAAAGCACGGTCACTGTCCTCATTGCATTCGGCGCCAATCTGGCCGTCGCTGTCGCCAAGACGGTCGCGGCGCTCCTGACGGGTTCGGCCTCGATGGCCGCCGAGTCCGCGCATTCGTGGGCCGACGCAGGCAACCAGGGACTGCTTGCGATCGCCAACCGCAGGAGCAAGCGTCCGCCGGATGCGGATCGGCCCTTGGGGTACGGCCGCGAGGCGTACGTCTGGTCGTTGCTGGCCGCGGTCGGACTGTTCGTGGTCGGCGGTTCGCTGTCGGTGTGGCACGGAGTGACCGAACTGATACACGGAGAGTCCGGCCACCAGGACTACCTCGTCGCGTACATCGTGCTCGCCATCGCGTTCGCCCTGGAATCGGTGTCACTGCTACAGGCGGTCCGGCAACTGCGCGGTGAGGCGCACCAGTTCGACCGCGATCTGCTCGATCACGTACTCGACACATCGGATCCGACAACGCGCGCGGTGTTCGCCGAAGACACTGCGGCGTTGATCGGAATCCTGTTGGCCACCTTGGGAATCGGGTTGCACCAGTTGACCGGCAACGCCGCATGGGACGCCGTCGGCTCGATCCTGGTCGGACTGCTGCTCGGCGTCATCGCGGTGGTTCTCATCGACCGCAACCGCCGCTTCATCGTCGGGGAGCCTGCCAGCTCGCAGCTGCGCGAGGCGGCTACCGCCCGCATCCTGGCGTTGCCCGAGGTGACGGCGGTGCGTTTCATCCGATTGGTGTTCGTCGGACCGAAGCAGCTGTTTCTGGTCGCCAGCGTCGATCTGAAGGGCGACGCGGCCGAGTCGCAGATCGCGCGCACGCTCCGGAAGCTGGAAACCGAGTTGCAGGCCGACGACTACATCGTCGACGCCGTCCTCACCATCGCCGAACCCGATGAGTTGGACCGGCAGCTCTAG
- a CDS encoding SRPBCC family protein produces the protein MTVRASREVVFDASPEAILDALADIEAVPSWSPLHKHTEVLDRHPDGRPHHVKATFRIMGITDKELLEYHWGDDWMVWDATETGQQRGQHAEYNLTPEGDGRTRVRFDIIMDLATPVPRFLIRRGKKMVLDIATESLRQRVMAGGTA, from the coding sequence ATGACCGTCCGCGCGTCGAGAGAGGTGGTTTTCGACGCCTCGCCTGAAGCGATCCTGGACGCGCTCGCCGATATCGAAGCCGTGCCGTCGTGGTCGCCGTTGCACAAGCACACCGAAGTATTGGACCGCCATCCAGATGGCAGACCGCATCACGTCAAGGCGACGTTTCGCATCATGGGGATCACCGACAAGGAACTGCTCGAGTACCACTGGGGTGATGACTGGATGGTGTGGGACGCCACCGAAACCGGTCAGCAGCGGGGCCAGCATGCCGAGTACAACCTCACCCCGGAGGGCGACGGTAGGACGCGGGTGCGGTTCGACATCATCATGGATCTGGCCACGCCGGTTCCCCGGTTTCTCATCCGCCGGGGCAAGAAAATGGTGCTGGACATCGCGACCGAGTCCCTCCGGCAGCGCGTGATGGCCGGCGGCACGGCGTAA
- a CDS encoding acetyl-CoA C-acetyltransferase: MSEEAFIYEAIRTPRGKNKNGALNEVKPVNLVVGLIDELRTRFPDLDENLISDLILGVVSPVGDQGGDIARTAALVAKLPETTGGFQLNRFCASGLEAVNTAAQKVRSGWDDLVLAGGVESMSRVPMGSDGGAWATDPETNYRIGFVPQGIGADLIATIEGFSREDVDRYALRSQEKAAAAWSGGYFAKSVVPVKDQNGLVILDHDEHMRADTTLEGLGQLKTAFDGIGAMGGFDDVALQKYHSVERINHVHTGGNSSGIVDGAALVLVGSESAGKAQNLTPRARIVATATSGADPVIMLTGPTPATKKVLDRAGLTVDDIDLFELNEAFASVVLKFQKDLNIPDEKLNVNGGAIAMGHPLGATGAMITGTMVDELERRNARRALVTLCIGGGMGVATIIERV, encoded by the coding sequence ATGTCTGAAGAAGCCTTCATCTACGAGGCGATTCGCACACCTCGCGGCAAGAACAAGAACGGCGCCCTCAACGAGGTCAAGCCGGTCAACCTGGTCGTCGGTCTGATCGACGAGCTGCGGACTCGCTTTCCTGATCTGGACGAGAACCTGATCAGCGACCTCATCCTCGGCGTCGTCTCGCCCGTCGGCGACCAGGGCGGCGACATCGCCCGCACCGCGGCGTTGGTGGCCAAGCTGCCCGAGACCACCGGCGGCTTCCAGCTCAACCGTTTCTGCGCATCCGGCCTCGAGGCCGTCAACACCGCCGCACAGAAGGTCCGCTCCGGCTGGGACGACCTGGTGCTGGCAGGCGGCGTCGAGTCGATGAGCCGCGTCCCGATGGGCTCCGACGGCGGTGCCTGGGCCACCGACCCCGAGACCAATTACCGCATTGGCTTCGTCCCGCAGGGCATCGGCGCCGACCTGATCGCGACCATCGAGGGCTTCTCCCGCGAGGACGTCGACCGCTACGCGCTGCGCAGCCAGGAGAAGGCCGCCGCGGCATGGTCGGGCGGATACTTCGCCAAGTCCGTCGTCCCGGTGAAGGACCAGAACGGGCTCGTCATCCTCGACCACGACGAGCACATGCGTGCCGACACCACACTCGAGGGCCTTGGCCAGCTGAAGACCGCGTTCGACGGCATCGGCGCGATGGGCGGCTTCGACGATGTGGCGCTGCAGAAGTACCACAGCGTCGAGCGCATCAACCACGTCCACACCGGCGGCAACAGCTCGGGCATCGTCGACGGCGCCGCGCTGGTGCTGGTCGGCTCAGAAAGTGCGGGGAAGGCTCAAAACCTGACCCCGCGCGCCCGCATCGTGGCGACCGCCACCAGCGGCGCCGATCCGGTCATCATGCTGACCGGCCCGACGCCGGCCACCAAGAAGGTGCTGGATCGCGCCGGGCTGACGGTCGACGACATCGACCTGTTCGAGCTGAACGAGGCCTTCGCCTCGGTGGTGCTCAAGTTCCAGAAGGACCTGAACATCCCCGACGAGAAGCTCAACGTCAACGGTGGCGCCATCGCGATGGGCCACCCGCTGGGCGCCACCGGCGCCATGATCACCGGAACCATGGTCGACGAGCTCGAGCGTCGCAATGCGCGGCGTGCGCTCGTCACGCTGTGCATCGGCGGCGGCATGGGCGTGGCCACCATCATCGAACGCGTCTAG
- a CDS encoding SRPBCC family protein — protein MATSDSREVVIEASPEEVLDVIADVEATPDWSSQYQSAEILESYDDGRPRRVKMKVKSAGITDEQVIEYTWTDSKVSWTLISASALKSQDASYTLTPDGDKTKVKFDIKIDLSVPMPGFVLKRAMKGAMETATDGLRKQVLKVKKGG, from the coding sequence ATGGCTACCAGCGATTCCCGCGAGGTCGTGATCGAGGCAAGTCCCGAGGAGGTCCTCGACGTCATCGCCGACGTCGAAGCGACGCCAGATTGGTCATCCCAGTACCAGAGCGCCGAGATCCTGGAGTCCTACGACGACGGCAGGCCGCGCCGGGTCAAGATGAAGGTGAAATCCGCCGGTATCACCGACGAACAGGTCATCGAATACACCTGGACCGACAGCAAGGTCAGCTGGACGCTCATCAGTGCCAGTGCGCTGAAGTCGCAGGATGCGTCGTACACGCTGACTCCCGACGGAGACAAGACCAAGGTCAAGTTCGACATCAAAATCGATCTGTCGGTGCCGATGCCCGGGTTCGTGCTGAAGCGCGCGATGAAGGGTGCGATGGAAACCGCCACCGATGGGTTGCGCAAGCAGGTGCTGAAGGTGAAGAAGGGCGGCTGA
- a CDS encoding SRPBCC family protein has product MGVTETREVVIEATPAEIMKVLIDLERLPDWSPIHRKVEVLVRDAAGHPRKSKEVVKVLGITDELVLDYTVYDDGVGSTLISSNQQRAQTGRYTLTPDGDSTTVRFELTVDPIVPVPKFVLKPAVKAAMRAATDGLRQQVLKVKRDG; this is encoded by the coding sequence ATGGGTGTCACCGAAACCCGCGAGGTCGTCATCGAGGCGACTCCCGCCGAGATCATGAAGGTTCTGATTGATCTGGAGAGGTTGCCAGACTGGTCTCCGATCCATCGGAAGGTGGAGGTGCTCGTGCGCGACGCGGCGGGACACCCGCGCAAGTCCAAGGAGGTCGTCAAAGTCCTCGGCATCACCGACGAGCTGGTGCTCGACTACACCGTGTATGACGACGGTGTCGGCTCAACTCTCATCAGCTCCAATCAGCAGCGTGCCCAGACCGGTCGCTACACACTGACGCCCGACGGTGACTCGACGACGGTGCGCTTCGAATTGACCGTCGACCCAATAGTTCCCGTACCCAAGTTCGTCCTCAAGCCGGCGGTGAAAGCTGCCATGCGGGCGGCTACCGACGGCCTGCGTCAGCAGGTGCTGAAGGTGAAGAGGGACGGCTAG
- a CDS encoding pyridoxal phosphate-dependent aminotransferase has protein sequence MTVRRLQPYAVTIFAEMSALAARIGAVNLGQGFPDEDGPPAMLKAAENAIAEGVNQYPPGLGIAPLREAIAEQRKRNFGTEYDPDTEVLVTVGATEGIAAAVLGLVEPGSEVLLIEPFYDSYSPVLAMAGCERRAVPMVSAGGGFAIDVDALRRAVTPKTKALIVNSPHNPTGMVATDAELKALAELAVEADLLVITDEVYEHLVFDGRRHLPLANYPGMAERTVTISSAAKMFNVTGWKIGWVCGPSELIKGVRAAKQYLSYVGGAPFQPAVAHALNTEEAWVHALRDSLQAKRDKLSAALADIGFEVHDSYGTYFVCADPRPLGYDDSATFCAELPEKTGVAAIPMSAFCDPHGPHFAQWNHLVRFAFCKRDDTLDEAIRRLGALA, from the coding sequence ATGACAGTCCGCCGTCTGCAGCCCTACGCGGTGACCATCTTCGCCGAGATGTCGGCACTGGCCGCGCGTATCGGCGCCGTGAATCTGGGCCAGGGGTTCCCCGACGAGGACGGTCCGCCGGCGATGCTCAAGGCCGCCGAGAACGCGATCGCAGAGGGCGTCAACCAGTACCCGCCGGGGCTGGGAATCGCGCCGCTGCGCGAGGCGATCGCCGAGCAACGCAAGCGCAACTTCGGCACCGAGTACGACCCCGACACCGAGGTGTTGGTGACCGTCGGCGCCACCGAGGGAATCGCCGCCGCCGTCCTCGGTCTGGTGGAACCCGGTTCGGAAGTGTTGTTGATCGAGCCGTTCTACGACTCGTACTCCCCCGTCCTCGCGATGGCGGGTTGCGAGCGGCGCGCGGTGCCGATGGTCTCGGCCGGGGGCGGCTTCGCCATCGACGTCGACGCACTGCGCCGGGCCGTGACGCCGAAGACCAAAGCGCTGATCGTCAACTCGCCGCACAACCCGACGGGAATGGTCGCCACCGACGCCGAATTGAAGGCGCTCGCCGAGCTTGCCGTGGAAGCCGACCTCCTGGTGATCACCGACGAGGTCTACGAGCATTTGGTGTTTGACGGTCGCCGCCACCTTCCACTCGCGAACTATCCCGGCATGGCCGAACGGACGGTCACGATCTCGAGTGCGGCCAAGATGTTCAACGTCACCGGCTGGAAGATCGGATGGGTTTGCGGCCCATCGGAACTCATCAAAGGCGTGCGCGCGGCCAAGCAGTATCTGTCCTACGTCGGCGGTGCTCCTTTCCAGCCCGCCGTCGCGCATGCGCTCAACACCGAAGAGGCATGGGTGCACGCGCTGCGTGATTCGCTGCAGGCCAAGCGGGACAAGCTCAGCGCCGCGTTGGCGGACATCGGCTTCGAGGTGCACGACAGCTACGGCACCTACTTCGTGTGCGCCGACCCGCGGCCGCTCGGCTACGACGACAGCGCGACGTTCTGCGCCGAACTACCCGAGAAGACGGGGGTGGCGGCGATTCCGATGTCGGCGTTCTGCGATCCGCACGGTCCGCACTTCGCGCAGTGGAACCACTTGGTGCGCTTCGCCTTCTGCAAACGGGACGACACCCTCGACGAGGCGATCCGCCGGCTCGGTGCGCTGGCGTAA
- a CDS encoding alkene reductase gives MAFQLDSDASLLKPVRIGDVVAPNRIFMAPLTRSRAHADGTPSDLATVYYAQRAAAGLIISEATAVSEAANGAYVNTPGMYIDRHQEQWAEIAGAVHEAGGRMFVQLWHVGRMGHPDISGAETVAPSAIAANMAAHTPSGKSPLPVPRALRTDEIAGIVADFRAAARRAVDAGMDGVEIHSANGYLLHEFLSDVTNRRDDSYGGAPHNRARLTAEVVEAVVDEIGAGRVGLRISPGGSAGDMREVDEVSAYEELLTRIAPLGIAYLHVLIDPTTPTFGALRALWSGPFILNTGRDTETDFCQLESFAEWGAISAATVGRAFLANPDLIDRLLLGAELNTPDVATFYAPGPVGYIDYPTLAELEEPQSA, from the coding sequence GTGGCCTTCCAACTCGATTCCGATGCGTCCCTGTTGAAACCGGTGCGAATCGGCGACGTCGTCGCCCCCAACCGGATCTTCATGGCTCCGTTGACGAGATCGCGTGCACACGCCGACGGCACGCCCTCTGACCTGGCGACCGTGTACTACGCGCAGCGCGCGGCCGCGGGCCTGATCATCAGCGAGGCGACCGCGGTGTCCGAGGCGGCCAACGGGGCATATGTGAACACTCCCGGCATGTACATCGACCGCCATCAGGAGCAGTGGGCGGAGATCGCCGGCGCCGTGCACGAGGCAGGCGGCCGGATGTTCGTCCAGCTCTGGCACGTCGGCCGAATGGGCCATCCGGACATTAGCGGCGCCGAGACCGTCGCGCCGTCCGCGATCGCCGCGAACATGGCGGCGCACACCCCGAGCGGCAAGAGCCCGCTTCCGGTGCCGCGCGCCCTGCGCACTGACGAGATCGCCGGCATCGTGGCCGACTTTCGTGCTGCCGCGCGTCGCGCTGTCGACGCGGGCATGGACGGAGTGGAGATTCACTCCGCCAACGGTTATCTGCTGCACGAGTTCCTGTCCGATGTGACCAACCGTCGAGACGACTCTTACGGCGGGGCGCCGCACAACCGCGCGCGGTTGACGGCCGAAGTGGTCGAAGCCGTCGTCGACGAGATCGGCGCCGGACGCGTGGGTCTGCGGATTTCACCCGGCGGCTCCGCGGGTGACATGCGCGAGGTGGACGAGGTGTCGGCGTACGAGGAGTTGCTGACGCGAATCGCGCCGCTCGGCATCGCCTATCTGCACGTGCTGATCGATCCGACGACGCCGACCTTCGGGGCGCTGCGCGCGCTGTGGTCCGGCCCGTTCATCTTGAATACGGGCAGGGACACCGAGACCGACTTCTGCCAGCTGGAAAGTTTCGCGGAGTGGGGCGCGATCAGTGCAGCGACGGTTGGGCGCGCCTTTCTGGCCAATCCCGATCTGATCGACCGTCTGCTGCTGGGCGCCGAATTGAACACCCCGGACGTCGCGACGTTCTACGCGCCGGGACCGGTGGGATACATCGACTACCCGACGTTGGCCGAGCTCGAAGAGCCCCAGTCGGCCTGA
- a CDS encoding nuclear transport factor 2 family protein — protein MELWELSAREHIRDTLARYNWSGDAMRLPELASSFCTDGELELRGGTPVRGREAIVEFLGGAVASPNAVAEESGVRRIVRHSVTNIRFTEMTPERAEVACYFTVVTEIGLDHYGRYRDVFVPVGSPEDTEWLIRHRFVSTDWHAPNSTMAG, from the coding sequence ATGGAACTTTGGGAGCTTTCGGCGCGTGAGCACATCCGCGACACGCTGGCCCGCTACAACTGGTCCGGCGATGCGATGCGGCTGCCGGAGCTCGCCTCGTCGTTCTGCACCGACGGCGAGCTCGAGCTGCGGGGCGGTACGCCGGTGCGCGGACGGGAGGCGATCGTCGAGTTCCTCGGCGGCGCAGTCGCATCACCGAATGCGGTGGCCGAGGAATCGGGTGTGCGGCGCATCGTTCGTCACAGTGTGACGAACATCCGGTTCACCGAGATGACGCCCGAGCGGGCCGAGGTCGCCTGCTACTTCACCGTCGTCACCGAGATCGGCCTCGACCATTACGGCCGCTACCGCGACGTGTTCGTCCCAGTCGGCTCGCCAGAAGACACTGAATGGCTGATCCGTCACCGCTTCGTCTCGACCGACTGGCACGCACCGAACTCCACCATGGCCGGCTAG